In a genomic window of Gloeocapsopsis dulcis:
- a CDS encoding PhoX family protein, whose translation MSSKRSLRQKYSRIARGGVYGEEGTSHARQFDSDGEPICNRSNNPYFSSILNTRLQRRQVLRGTLAAAVTSMFAEPILNGLKARPANASTPMLGFKAVPISEADTIVVPEGYTARVLIPWGEPNSGSFPRYSLKNTGAEQGMQVGQHHDGMHFFPIEGNSPYEGSSVDGLLVVNHEYVEPRYTHVAAVGQALGPDGFPKKEDGTRETDQVLKEMNGHGVSITRISRQPDGSWNVVRDPRNRRITALTPMEIQGPVRGSNLIKTKYSPDGTRTRGTINNCAHGVTPWNTYLTCEENWARYFLNNDEDVPRDHERYGVSTDTSRYGWELADSKADEYIRFGASASGASATEDYRNEPNTFGWVVEIDPFNPNSTPVKHTYLGRFAHEGIVFQQPVEGQPIVCYSGDDARFEYIYKYVSAQPYNQATASGALLNDGTLYVARFNEDGTGNWLALKFGENGLTPENGFQDQADVLVNTRTAADFVGATKMDRPEWGAIDPRNGNVYFTLTNNSNRESGQVDAANPRPENDWGHIIRWSEAGKNPTATSFQWDIFVLAGPEDDSRKLSGRPLNADNIFVNPDGLWFDADARLWIQTDIGESSQNQGEFAQFGNNQMLAADADTGEIRRFLTGPIGQEITGVVTTPDQRTMFINVQHPGATTPEEEFAAGNVNSRWPNQNPEIYPRSATVVITKDDGGVIGT comes from the coding sequence GTGAGTAGTAAACGCAGCCTACGGCAGAAATATTCTCGCATTGCCAGAGGAGGGGTATATGGAGAGGAAGGTACATCCCATGCCCGTCAGTTTGATAGCGATGGCGAACCGATCTGTAATCGTTCTAACAATCCCTACTTTTCATCGATTCTGAACACTCGCTTACAACGTCGTCAAGTATTAAGAGGTACGCTTGCAGCAGCAGTGACCTCCATGTTTGCTGAACCAATCCTGAATGGGTTAAAAGCTCGTCCTGCAAACGCTAGTACTCCCATGTTGGGATTTAAAGCAGTCCCTATCAGCGAAGCCGATACCATCGTGGTTCCAGAAGGCTACACCGCCCGCGTTCTAATACCTTGGGGAGAACCTAATAGTGGCAGTTTTCCCAGGTACAGCCTAAAGAACACTGGGGCAGAGCAGGGAATGCAAGTAGGTCAGCACCACGACGGCATGCACTTCTTCCCTATTGAAGGCAACTCACCTTACGAGGGTAGCTCCGTCGATGGACTCTTAGTCGTAAACCACGAGTATGTCGAGCCACGCTATACCCATGTGGCGGCGGTTGGGCAGGCATTAGGTCCTGATGGTTTCCCGAAGAAAGAAGACGGCACCCGTGAAACCGATCAAGTCCTGAAGGAAATGAATGGACATGGAGTGAGTATTACCCGAATATCTCGCCAGCCTGATGGTAGTTGGAATGTCGTGCGCGATCCACGTAACCGCCGGATTACAGCCTTGACTCCAATGGAAATTCAAGGCCCTGTGCGGGGATCTAATTTAATTAAAACGAAGTATAGTCCAGATGGGACAAGAACTCGTGGCACAATCAACAACTGCGCCCACGGTGTTACACCCTGGAACACTTATCTTACCTGTGAAGAAAACTGGGCTAGATATTTTCTCAACAATGATGAAGACGTACCTCGCGATCATGAGCGTTACGGAGTTTCCACGGACACTTCACGCTATGGCTGGGAATTGGCAGATAGCAAGGCAGATGAGTACATTCGCTTTGGTGCTTCTGCAAGTGGTGCTAGCGCCACTGAGGACTATCGCAACGAACCGAATACCTTTGGCTGGGTGGTAGAAATTGATCCTTTCAATCCAAATAGCACTCCTGTAAAGCATACTTACCTGGGACGGTTTGCCCATGAGGGGATTGTGTTTCAGCAACCTGTAGAAGGGCAGCCGATTGTCTGCTATTCCGGCGATGATGCTCGGTTTGAGTACATTTACAAATACGTTTCAGCACAGCCCTATAACCAGGCAACAGCAAGCGGCGCTTTATTGAACGACGGAACGCTCTATGTGGCTCGGTTTAATGAAGACGGCACAGGTAACTGGCTCGCACTGAAGTTTGGCGAGAACGGACTCACGCCCGAAAACGGCTTCCAGGATCAGGCAGATGTTCTGGTTAATACGCGCACGGCTGCTGATTTTGTAGGTGCAACCAAGATGGATCGTCCTGAGTGGGGAGCAATTGATCCTCGCAATGGAAACGTTTACTTTACACTAACCAACAACTCCAATCGCGAATCTGGTCAAGTGGATGCTGCTAACCCTCGTCCTGAAAACGATTGGGGACACATTATTCGCTGGAGTGAAGCTGGCAAGAATCCAACTGCCACCTCGTTCCAATGGGATATATTTGTGCTGGCTGGACCAGAAGATGACAGCCGCAAGCTATCTGGTCGTCCTCTCAATGCAGACAATATCTTCGTGAATCCGGATGGACTGTGGTTTGATGCCGACGCTCGCCTTTGGATTCAGACTGACATTGGTGAAAGCTCTCAAAACCAAGGTGAGTTTGCTCAGTTTGGCAATAACCAAATGTTAGCGGCTGATGCGGATACTGGTGAAATTCGCCGCTTCTTGACTGGACCGATCGGTCAAGAAATTACGGGTGTGGTTACAACACCTGACCAGCGCACGATGTTCATCAACGTCCAGCACCCAGGAGCAACCACTCCCGAAGAGGAATTCGCGGCAGGTAACGTCAACTCACGCTGGCCCAACCAAAACCCAGAGATTTATCCCCGTTCAGCGACGGTGGTTATCACTAAGGACGACGGTGGCGTAATCGGAACTTAG
- a CDS encoding ABC transporter permease, which translates to MNSMVKKARVLLTAYYAYMLEYRAELFLWALSGSLPLILMGVWTQAAQSGQFGLTAEDFARYFLTVFVVRQFTVVWVIYEFEKEVVEGKLSPRLLQPIDPVWHHVASHLSERLARLPFALVLVGMFFILYPQAAWIPNLSNILLFVVTVISAFILRFLIQYTFALLAFWTERANAIENFWFLFYLFFSGLIAPLDVFPENIRNLLLWTPFPYLIDFPASILIGLPVNILQGILVTLGWIALFFVINRWLWRQGLKQYSGMGA; encoded by the coding sequence ATGAATTCAATGGTAAAAAAAGCTAGAGTTCTACTGACTGCATATTATGCATATATGCTCGAATACCGCGCAGAGCTATTTTTATGGGCTTTGTCTGGTAGCTTGCCACTCATTTTAATGGGAGTCTGGACACAAGCTGCTCAAAGTGGACAATTTGGGTTAACTGCAGAAGATTTTGCCCGTTACTTTCTCACTGTATTTGTTGTCAGACAGTTTACCGTTGTTTGGGTAATTTATGAATTTGAGAAGGAAGTTGTCGAAGGAAAACTTTCGCCGCGTCTATTACAACCAATTGATCCTGTGTGGCATCATGTCGCCTCGCATCTTTCTGAAAGATTAGCACGTCTTCCGTTTGCGTTAGTGTTAGTAGGAATGTTCTTTATTCTTTATCCTCAAGCTGCTTGGATACCAAATCTAAGTAATATTTTATTGTTTGTAGTCACAGTAATCTCTGCGTTTATTCTCAGATTTTTGATTCAATACACATTTGCACTATTAGCATTTTGGACTGAAAGAGCTAATGCAATTGAAAACTTTTGGTTTTTATTTTATCTATTTTTTTCAGGATTAATTGCTCCCTTAGACGTGTTTCCAGAAAACATTCGCAACCTCTTACTTTGGACTCCTTTTCCTTATTTAATTGATTTTCCTGCATCAATATTAATCGGTTTACCCGTCAATATATTACAGGGCATTTTGGTAACACTTGGTTGGATTGCCTTATTTTTCGTTATTAATCGTTGGCTGTGGCGACAAGGATTAAAACAGTATTCAGGAATGGGTGCGTAA
- a CDS encoding ABC transporter ATP-binding protein, with the protein MPIISAENLSKVYPVAVKEPGLKGTLQHFFRRTYRMVEAVKQVSFDIELGEVVGFLGANGAGKTTTLKMLTGLIHPSAGRVRVAGYIPFQRKPGFLKQITLVMGQKQQLIWDLPALDTLKINAAVYNLSDREYRQRVGELTEMLSLQGKLNQPVRKLSLGERMKAELMAALLHQPKVLFLDEPTLGLDVNAQVGVREFLREYNKRYDATILLTSHYMADISALCKRVLVIHQGLLIYDGSLEGLIDQFAPYREVQVELAHPLPEVKLMHYGEIKSIEGQSARFLVQREALTRTVAQILAELEVIDLTVTDPPVEEVIGRVFSAGGVS; encoded by the coding sequence ATGCCCATCATCTCGGCTGAGAATCTTAGTAAAGTTTATCCTGTAGCCGTCAAAGAACCTGGACTGAAAGGTACACTACAACACTTTTTCCGCCGTACTTATCGCATGGTAGAAGCAGTGAAACAAGTCTCCTTTGATATTGAACTAGGAGAAGTTGTCGGTTTTTTAGGCGCAAATGGTGCAGGAAAAACCACTACCTTAAAAATGCTAACAGGTTTAATTCATCCTTCGGCGGGGCGCGTGCGAGTTGCTGGATACATCCCGTTTCAGCGTAAACCTGGGTTTTTAAAACAAATCACGCTTGTGATGGGGCAAAAGCAACAGTTGATTTGGGATTTACCTGCATTAGATACTTTAAAGATCAACGCTGCCGTTTACAACCTCTCAGATAGAGAATATCGTCAACGTGTTGGTGAATTAACTGAAATGCTGTCACTGCAAGGTAAGCTAAACCAGCCAGTACGCAAGCTTTCACTTGGGGAACGCATGAAAGCCGAACTGATGGCTGCATTGCTACACCAACCCAAGGTACTCTTTTTAGACGAACCAACGCTAGGGCTTGATGTTAATGCTCAAGTGGGAGTACGCGAATTCTTGCGCGAGTATAACAAGCGGTATGACGCCACAATTTTATTAACAAGTCACTATATGGCAGATATTAGTGCATTGTGCAAACGCGTACTTGTTATCCACCAAGGACTATTGATTTACGATGGCAGTTTAGAAGGACTCATCGATCAATTTGCTCCCTATCGCGAAGTGCAAGTAGAACTCGCGCATCCTTTACCGGAAGTGAAGTTGATGCATTACGGCGAAATCAAATCTATAGAAGGACAATCTGCCCGTTTTTTAGTACAACGTGAAGCCTTAACTCGTACTGTTGCGCAAATTCTTGCAGAGTTAGAGGTGATTGACTTAACTGTAACTGATCCACCAGTTGAAGAAGTGATCGGTCGTGTATTTAGTGCTGGTGGTGTGTCATGA
- the bioF gene encoding 8-amino-7-oxononanoate synthase, with product MPSDAYNWIEQSLATIHKADWYRAVQTIQGLSGATVQINGRSLINFASNDYLGLASDDRLIQAAITATKKYGTGSTGSRLLSGHRELHCELECAIASFKQTEDALVFSSGYLANLGVVSAIVGQRDLILSDQYNHSSLKNGAILSGATVIEYSHCDLVSLQTHLDRQRDRYRRCLIITDSIFSMDGDLCPLSGLLDLAEHYNCMLLVDEAHATGVLGRGAGCVEHFECTQRQLIQVGTLSKALGSLGGYVAGTKTLIDFLRNRAPSWIYTTALSPADTAAALAAIQMIQQEPERRQQLWRNINNLKLLIHQQLPHLKLLPSDSAILCLLLPSAADALIAAHHLKDAGIFAPAIRPPTVPTSRIRISLMATHTLAHIKQLVDVLSAINIVSSTTSAKSVCGDQQ from the coding sequence ATGCCGAGTGACGCTTACAACTGGATTGAACAATCCCTCGCAACTATTCACAAAGCTGATTGGTATCGGGCTGTGCAGACGATTCAAGGACTTTCAGGGGCGACTGTACAGATAAATGGGCGATCGCTAATTAATTTTGCCAGTAATGATTACCTCGGATTAGCAAGTGACGATCGCTTAATTCAAGCCGCGATAACTGCCACAAAAAAATATGGTACAGGTAGTACAGGTTCGCGGTTACTCAGCGGGCACCGCGAATTACACTGCGAATTAGAATGTGCGATCGCATCCTTTAAACAAACTGAAGATGCTCTCGTCTTTAGTTCGGGTTATCTGGCAAACCTTGGCGTTGTTTCTGCAATAGTTGGTCAGCGCGATCTCATTTTATCGGATCAATACAATCACTCATCATTGAAAAATGGGGCAATTCTCAGCGGTGCAACTGTGATTGAATATTCGCATTGCGATCTAGTATCACTACAAACTCATCTTGATCGACAACGCGATCGCTATCGCCGCTGTCTAATTATCACTGATAGTATTTTTAGTATGGATGGCGACTTATGTCCTTTATCAGGGTTACTCGATTTAGCTGAACATTACAACTGTATGCTGCTAGTTGATGAAGCTCATGCTACTGGCGTATTAGGACGCGGTGCTGGATGTGTAGAACACTTTGAGTGTACGCAGCGTCAACTCATTCAAGTCGGGACACTGAGTAAAGCTTTGGGGAGTTTAGGTGGCTATGTTGCTGGAACCAAAACCTTGATTGATTTCTTACGCAATCGCGCCCCTAGTTGGATATATACGACTGCACTCTCACCTGCAGATACCGCAGCAGCTTTAGCCGCGATCCAAATGATTCAGCAAGAACCCGAACGGCGTCAACAGTTGTGGCGCAATATTAATAACTTAAAATTACTAATACATCAACAACTACCTCACTTAAAATTATTACCTTCTGACTCGGCAATTCTTTGCTTATTATTACCAAGTGCTGCTGACGCTCTAATTGCTGCTCATCACTTGAAAGATGCTGGCATTTTTGCTCCGGCAATTCGCCCTCCGACAGTACCGACAAGCCGGATTCGGATTTCACTGATGGCAACTCATACACTTGCCCATATCAAGCAACTTGTAGATGTTTTAAGTGCCATCAATATAGTTTCATCTACTACTTCAGCTAAATCTGTTTGCGGCGATCAACAATAA
- a CDS encoding general stress protein, whose protein sequence is MVNDTKRRAIGVFSSYLDAEQAISELRDRSFPMDRISIIARDEATQDEIAGIDVNDTFDNKAGEGATAGAMTGGVLGGITGLLVGLGSLVVPGVGPVLFAGEVASALTAALAGGAVGTVTGGLLGALLGLGIPEERAKIYNERVAGGGYLVIVDGTTQDIINAESILMNRGIQEFGIYDIPATTGVQTPHPDATTEVTHSTEYSEPITDTIPSEEPNVIIVDRRKQI, encoded by the coding sequence ATGGTTAATGACACAAAAAGACGTGCAATTGGTGTATTTTCTAGCTATTTAGATGCAGAACAAGCAATCAGTGAGCTACGCGATCGCAGTTTTCCAATGGACAGAATTTCTATCATTGCCCGCGACGAAGCAACTCAAGATGAAATAGCAGGAATTGATGTTAACGATACATTTGATAATAAAGCAGGTGAAGGTGCAACAGCGGGAGCAATGACAGGCGGTGTTTTAGGAGGAATCACTGGATTACTCGTTGGCTTGGGTAGTCTTGTTGTACCTGGTGTAGGTCCAGTATTATTTGCAGGAGAAGTAGCTTCAGCATTAACTGCGGCACTTGCTGGAGGTGCAGTTGGTACAGTCACAGGTGGTTTGCTGGGAGCTTTACTTGGCTTGGGTATTCCTGAAGAAAGAGCTAAAATTTATAATGAACGAGTGGCTGGTGGTGGTTATTTAGTCATTGTTGATGGCACTACACAAGACATCATCAACGCCGAATCAATTTTAATGAATCGCGGTATTCAAGAGTTTGGCATTTACGATATTCCTGCAACTACTGGTGTTCAAACTCCTCATCCAGATGCAACAACAGAAGTAACTCATAGCACAGAATATAGTGAGCCTATAACTGATACTATTCCTAGTGAAGAGCCAAATGTTATTATTGTTGATCGCCGCAAACAGATTTAG
- a CDS encoding sensor histidine kinase has product MRKWIIPTLSEIIASNDAQQDGYGSHSCLLSASRTGSTAVEMSVKAAQQWQVAIAALENLLQQMLDLKPTVDENCQLSTQGVILAGPVPVISNPQLANNLPSWTFTADFWQPQLLPSSLTSAAQKNSQVAIEAGVLLPLISGDPLAQEQFCLVLTKQFSLVMVLAENARGIPVFLFSFEPEVVEQAWYALRARAALTTSESVLHLDELVQQYYPVAPDYRTVMHFSRLLLQHIPELPHEEIRNCTQNDNLELSHVAPRVDVELLQAFAHEVRTPLTTIRTLTRLLLKRRDLAIDAIKRLEIIDHECTEQIDRMELLFRAAELEKCTAKHSGTYLTAMSLTQVLQQSVPRWQKQANRRNLTLDVVLPQHLPTVVSDPKMLDQVLTGLIENFTRSLPPGSHIQVQVIPAGDQLKLQLLPKSQLEENKGQQYTVPPIRKSLGQLLTFQPETGNISLNMTATKQLFQAIGGKLIVRQRPHEGEVLTIFLPLDVKQTKYCS; this is encoded by the coding sequence GTGCGCAAATGGATAATACCAACACTGAGTGAGATAATAGCCAGTAATGATGCACAACAAGATGGCTATGGTAGTCATTCATGCTTATTGTCTGCAAGCCGCACAGGAAGCACTGCGGTAGAAATGTCTGTAAAAGCAGCCCAGCAATGGCAAGTTGCGATCGCAGCATTGGAGAATCTACTGCAACAAATGCTCGATCTTAAACCTACTGTTGATGAGAATTGCCAGTTATCTACTCAAGGAGTCATATTAGCAGGTCCCGTACCAGTTATTAGCAATCCTCAACTCGCTAACAATTTACCCTCTTGGACTTTTACTGCCGATTTCTGGCAGCCCCAACTACTGCCATCAAGTTTAACTTCTGCAGCACAAAAAAACTCACAAGTAGCCATCGAAGCAGGGGTTCTATTACCATTAATTTCTGGAGATCCACTAGCGCAAGAACAGTTTTGTCTTGTTTTGACTAAACAGTTTAGCTTGGTGATGGTTTTAGCAGAAAATGCTCGTGGTATACCAGTATTTTTATTTTCCTTTGAACCAGAAGTCGTAGAACAGGCATGGTACGCTTTGAGAGCAAGAGCTGCGCTCACAACTTCTGAATCGGTATTGCATCTAGATGAACTTGTTCAACAATACTATCCAGTAGCTCCAGATTACCGGACAGTAATGCACTTTAGCCGCTTGCTGTTGCAGCATATACCAGAACTCCCCCACGAAGAGATTCGTAATTGTACACAAAATGACAATTTAGAACTAAGTCACGTGGCACCTCGCGTAGATGTGGAATTACTTCAAGCCTTTGCGCACGAGGTACGGACACCTTTGACGACAATCCGGACATTGACTCGCTTACTACTTAAGCGCCGCGATCTGGCGATTGATGCGATTAAACGATTGGAAATCATTGACCATGAGTGTACCGAACAAATTGACCGCATGGAGCTTTTATTCCGTGCGGCAGAACTAGAAAAATGTACTGCCAAGCACTCAGGTACTTATTTAACAGCAATGTCTTTAACGCAGGTATTACAGCAGAGTGTTCCGCGTTGGCAGAAACAAGCTAATCGGCGTAACTTAACTTTGGATGTTGTTTTACCGCAGCACCTACCAACCGTAGTCAGCGATCCGAAAATGCTGGATCAAGTATTGACAGGGTTAATTGAAAACTTCACTCGCAGCTTACCACCAGGCAGTCACATTCAAGTGCAAGTTATTCCGGCTGGAGATCAACTAAAGCTGCAATTACTACCAAAATCTCAACTCGAAGAAAACAAAGGACAACAATATACCGTACCACCAATTCGCAAATCGCTTGGTCAGTTACTTACGTTTCAACCCGAAACTGGCAATATCAGTTTGAACATGACAGCTACTAAACAGTTATTTCAAGCTATTGGCGGTAAACTCATTGTGCGACAACGCCCCCACGAAGGTGAAGTCTTGACGATTTTCTTACCCTTAGATGTTAAGCAGACTAAATACTGTAGCTAA
- a CDS encoding metalloregulator ArsR/SmtB family transcription factor, whose product MEQDAMQSLLRFFKVLANESRLKMLGILASRECSVEELATLLQLKEPTVSHHLNKLKELNLVKMRPEGNTHLYQLNSEALQGISKEIFSPKQIASLAENIEGEAWERKVLQNFLVDGRLKEIPASRKKRVVILKWLANQFEVGVKYPEIKVNTILKRHHEDCATLRRELIGYQLMQRESGTYWRMSNEG is encoded by the coding sequence ATGGAACAGGATGCGATGCAATCACTGCTACGCTTCTTCAAAGTGTTAGCTAACGAAAGTCGATTGAAGATGCTGGGGATTTTAGCGAGTCGGGAATGTAGTGTTGAAGAATTAGCGACGTTATTACAATTAAAAGAACCAACGGTATCGCATCATCTAAACAAACTCAAAGAGTTGAATTTGGTAAAAATGCGTCCTGAAGGAAATACCCACTTGTATCAGCTAAACAGTGAAGCATTGCAAGGAATTAGCAAAGAGATTTTTTCACCAAAGCAGATCGCTTCGCTGGCTGAAAACATTGAAGGCGAAGCATGGGAACGCAAGGTCTTGCAAAACTTTCTTGTTGATGGACGACTCAAGGAAATTCCAGCTAGTCGCAAAAAGCGCGTTGTCATTCTTAAGTGGTTGGCAAACCAATTTGAAGTCGGAGTCAAGTACCCTGAAATTAAAGTTAATACAATCCTCAAGCGCCACCACGAAGACTGCGCTACACTACGTCGAGAACTGATTGGCTATCAATTAATGCAACGAGAAAGTGGTACTTATTGGCGCATGTCAAATGAGGGGTGA
- a CDS encoding DICT sensory domain-containing protein, translating into MDSLYKSILNLQQPPQLLAVSPATLLSLVRAVIDALIDNQIPATLWLKLPPGEIWQAEVQRYHNQVQLPHTTYIIVPQDNSNLDKYKFPSVPIRLKFNNQLRREYFLMVTSPNFCSLIFAYRLGPKQRQIKAKENTTLSKGAAPSASMTIRKRPPLVALYSFEGHIIQSIINSLKLASGDEPQIMVEVVPAIPEPLFLNQILTKQIHHQEQIRSRAKFRRNQALNKVIRARKQSNLSVRDDFLSELCQEFRTPLAHMKMALSLLNSPQLKPAQKQRYLQVLSTECDRQNSLINGLLELIQLDRAVQTPLESVRLSEIVPGVVSTYQPLATEKGIMLAYTIPEDLPPVSCVNAWLKQIVINLLHNSIKFTPTNGQVWVRSRLQNDFVQLEFRDTGIGIPPSEIPKIFDRFYRVRPAAGEDVSGAGLGLTIVQQLLLRCGGSISVKSRLGEGSTFNVLFPVYPSEELKT; encoded by the coding sequence ATGGATTCGCTTTATAAGTCTATCCTCAATTTACAGCAACCTCCGCAACTATTGGCTGTTAGTCCGGCAACTTTACTTTCACTGGTGAGAGCTGTTATTGATGCTTTAATTGACAATCAGATTCCGGCGACACTGTGGCTTAAGCTACCGCCAGGAGAGATTTGGCAAGCAGAAGTTCAGCGTTATCACAACCAAGTACAACTTCCACATACAACTTACATTATTGTTCCTCAAGATAACAGCAACTTAGACAAATATAAATTTCCTAGCGTTCCGATTCGACTGAAGTTTAATAACCAGTTGCGTCGCGAATATTTCCTCATGGTCACATCTCCAAATTTTTGTAGCCTGATTTTTGCTTATCGACTAGGACCAAAACAGCGGCAAATTAAAGCTAAAGAAAACACAACTCTTAGCAAAGGCGCTGCACCATCAGCTTCAATGACAATTCGCAAAAGACCTCCATTGGTAGCACTCTATTCGTTTGAGGGACATATCATTCAATCCATAATAAATAGTCTCAAACTTGCGAGTGGAGATGAGCCACAAATAATGGTAGAAGTTGTTCCCGCTATCCCTGAACCGTTATTTTTGAATCAAATTTTAACGAAACAGATTCATCATCAAGAACAAATCCGCAGTCGGGCTAAATTCCGTCGCAACCAAGCACTCAATAAAGTTATTCGAGCAAGAAAGCAGAGTAATTTATCTGTGAGAGATGACTTCTTGAGTGAATTATGTCAAGAATTCAGAACACCTCTAGCACATATGAAAATGGCACTCAGTTTACTGAATTCTCCGCAACTTAAACCAGCGCAAAAACAAAGGTATTTGCAAGTACTTAGTACGGAATGCGATCGCCAAAACTCACTCATTAATGGTTTATTAGAGTTAATTCAGCTCGATCGCGCAGTACAAACACCATTAGAATCAGTGCGTTTGAGTGAAATTGTCCCTGGTGTTGTCAGTACATATCAGCCGTTAGCAACCGAAAAAGGAATTATGCTGGCTTATACCATTCCAGAAGATTTACCTCCAGTTTCTTGTGTCAATGCTTGGCTGAAACAAATTGTGATTAACCTGTTGCACAATAGCATCAAGTTTACCCCTACCAATGGTCAAGTTTGGGTGCGATCGCGTCTCCAAAATGATTTTGTCCAACTCGAATTTCGCGATACAGGTATTGGTATTCCACCAAGTGAAATTCCCAAAATTTTTGATCGGTTTTATCGCGTTCGTCCCGCTGCAGGTGAAGATGTGAGTGGTGCAGGGCTAGGTTTAACGATTGTGCAGCAACTTCTTTTACGCTGTGGTGGTTCTATCTCCGTCAAAAGTCGCTTAGGAGAAGGTTCGACCTTTAATGTCCTTTTCCCTGTATATCCTTCTGAGGAGTTAAAGACTTAA
- a CDS encoding UDP-N-acetylmuramoyl-L-alanyl-D-glutamate--2,6-diaminopimelate ligase produces the protein MKLRELLTNIASIVEVPQHPAMDMEVTGLKTNSHACQPGDLFIGMPGTRVDGGEFWESAIASGAIAALISTDVAKKPFTTDACLLAATDMIQACAQAAAAFYDYPAKQLKLVGVTGTNGKTTTTHLIEFFLTQAQFPTALMGTLYTRWQGYEQIATHTTPFAVELQQQLAAARNAGCQWGVMEVSSHALAQGRVRSCFFEVGVFTNLTQDHLDFHKDMEDYFAAKALLFSPDYLHGRAVINADDPYGQRLIAQIPNQQLWRYSVHNGEAADFWTSDLKYEPTGVSGTLHTPKGKIAFRSPLVGEYNLSNMLAAVAAALHLGVDLALIAQVLPKFTEVPGRMERVQIDSEQDISVIVDYAHTPDSLENLLKASRPFIPGKMICVFGCGGDRDRTKRPKMGAIAAQLADIAVVTSDNPRTEDPERILQDILAGIPETIHPQVICDRASAIRSAILQAQPGDGVLIAGKGHEDYQILGTEKIHFDDREQARAALSERQNTKRT, from the coding sequence ATGAAATTGCGTGAATTGTTAACAAATATTGCAAGTATTGTAGAAGTACCCCAGCATCCAGCAATGGATATGGAAGTAACTGGATTAAAAACTAATTCCCATGCTTGTCAACCTGGAGATTTGTTTATCGGGATGCCAGGAACGCGAGTCGATGGAGGTGAATTTTGGGAAAGTGCGATCGCTTCCGGTGCGATCGCTGCTTTAATTTCTACAGATGTAGCAAAAAAGCCATTCACAACTGATGCTTGTTTACTTGCGGCAACTGATATGATTCAAGCGTGTGCCCAAGCCGCAGCCGCTTTCTACGACTACCCAGCGAAACAGCTAAAACTTGTGGGAGTGACGGGTACTAATGGCAAAACGACAACAACGCATTTAATTGAATTTTTTCTCACGCAAGCGCAGTTTCCTACCGCCTTAATGGGAACTCTCTACACGCGATGGCAAGGTTATGAGCAAATTGCAACTCACACAACACCATTTGCAGTAGAACTTCAGCAGCAATTAGCCGCAGCCCGCAATGCTGGTTGTCAGTGGGGAGTAATGGAAGTCAGTTCCCATGCTTTAGCACAAGGACGAGTGAGAAGTTGTTTCTTTGAAGTTGGGGTGTTTACAAACTTAACGCAAGACCACCTTGATTTTCACAAGGACATGGAAGATTATTTTGCAGCTAAAGCACTGTTATTTAGCCCCGACTATCTCCACGGACGCGCAGTCATTAACGCAGACGATCCTTACGGACAAAGGCTAATTGCGCAAATTCCTAACCAACAACTATGGCGCTACAGCGTCCACAATGGGGAGGCGGCTGATTTTTGGACGAGCGATCTCAAGTATGAACCTACTGGTGTAAGTGGAACGTTGCATACACCCAAAGGAAAAATTGCATTTCGTTCGCCCTTAGTCGGCGAGTACAATCTCTCGAATATGTTGGCGGCTGTTGCTGCCGCATTACATCTCGGTGTAGATTTAGCCTTAATTGCGCAAGTCTTGCCAAAGTTTACCGAAGTTCCAGGACGGATGGAACGGGTACAAATTGATTCTGAGCAAGATATTAGTGTGATTGTTGATTATGCGCACACACCCGATAGCTTGGAAAATTTACTCAAAGCATCACGACCGTTTATTCCTGGCAAAATGATTTGTGTGTTTGGTTGTGGCGGCGATCGCGATCGCACCAAGCGTCCGAAGATGGGAGCTATTGCAGCGCAACTTGCAGATATTGCAGTTGTCACTTCCGATAACCCGCGTACTGAAGACCCCGAACGTATTTTGCAAGATATTTTAGCTGGAATCCCCGAAACAATACATCCCCAAGTTATTTGTGATCGCGCCAGTGCAATTCGTAGCGCAATCCTGCAAGCCCAACCTGGAGATGGTGTTTTAATTGCAGGTAAAGGTCACGAAGACTATCAAATTCTAGGAACTGAAAAAATCCACTTTGACGATCGCGAACAAGCAAGAGCAGCTTTAAGCGAAAGACAAAACACAAAAAGAACTTAA